The Kwoniella shandongensis chromosome 11, complete sequence genome has a segment encoding these proteins:
- a CDS encoding isocitrate dehydrogenase, NAD-dependent, producing the protein MLSNSLRTSVGSAMRTAAVRRVPVARSMATIADEKRLPAKFGGKYTVTLVPGDGIGKEVADSVKEIFDALKVPVQWEQYDVSGETTGGDELFQEAMESLKRNKVGLKGILYTPIDQTGHNSWNVAMRQQLDIYASVVVCKSLPGFPTRHDNVDFAIIRENTEGEYSGLEHQSFPGVVESLKVSTRAKAERIARFAFDFAIKNNRKKVTCVHKANIMKLGDGLFLNTCKRIAEQEYGHTGIKFDAMIVDNTAMQLVSKPQQFDVMVMPNLYGTICANIGSALVGGPGITPGCNFGREYALFEPGCRHVGKDIMGTNKANPTALILSATMMLRHLGLESQANLIAGATYDLVKEGKVRTADLGGKATTTDFTQALVQRLL; encoded by the exons aTGCTCTCCAACTCTCTTCGAACTTCTGTCGGAAGCGCAATGAGGACCGCCGCCGTGCGA CGAGTCCCCGTTGCTCGATCCATGGCCACTATCGCCGACGAGAAGAGG CTCCCTGCCAAGTTCGGTG GCAAATACACCGTCACCCTCGTTCCCGGTGACGGTATCGGTAAAGAAGTCGCCGACTCTGTCAAGGAGATCTTTGATGCCCTCAAGGTCCCCGTTCAATGGGAGCAATACGACGTTTCAGGTGAGACTACCGGTGGTGATGAGCTCTTCCAGGAGGCTATGGAGAGCTTGAAAAGAAACAAGGTTGgattgaagg GTATTCTCTACACACCTATCGACCAAACCGGCCACAACTCATGGAACGTTGCTATGCGACAACAACTCGACATCTACGCTTCGGTCGTCGTCTGTAAATCACTCCCCGGTTTCCCCACCCGACACGACAACGTCGATTTCGCCATCATCCGTGAGAACACTGAGGGTGAATACTCTGGTTTGGAACACCAATCTTTCCCCGGTGTCGTGGAGAGTTTGAAGGTTTCTACGAGAGCAAAGGCCGAGCGAATTGCACGATTCGCCTTCGATTTCGCTATCAAGAACAacaggaag AAGGTCACCTGTGTCCACAAGGCCAACATCATGAAACTCGGTGACGGTCTTTTCCTCAACACTTGTAAGCGAATCGCCGAGCAGGAGTACGGACACACCGGTATCAAGTTCGACGCTATGATCGTCGACAACACCGCTATGCAGCTTGTCTCTAAGCCTCAACAATTCGATGTTATGGTCATG CCTAAC TTGTACGGTACCATCTGTGCTAACATCGGTTCCGCCCTCGTCGGTGGACCCGGTATCACCCCTGGTTGCAACTTCGGCCGA GAGTACGCCCTCTTCGAGCCCGGATGTCGACACGTCGGTAAAGATATCATGGGTACTAACAAGGCCAACCCTACCGCCCTCATCCTTTCTGCCACCATGATGCTCCGACATCTCGGTCTCGAGAGCCAGGCCAACTTGATCGCCGGTGCGACATATGATTTGGTCAAGGAGGGCAAGGTCAGGACTGCTGAtttgggag GCAAGGCCACCACTACCGACTTCACACAGGCTTTGGTCCAGAGACTCTTGTAA